From the Devosia sp. FJ2-5-3 genome, the window CCTGTGGGACCGACTGCGGTGATGACATCGGCCGTGACGGCCACCTCGCCCATGAAGGATGGCGCCCCCGTACCGTCAATGATCCGGGCGTTCCGAAAGATCCAGTCCGGCTTGGCATCCTGCAGGGAAGACATGGCGTTACTCGTGCGGTTTGATGGTTTTCATCAGGATCGTCGGGTCCGTTGCCGGGGCCGGTATGGCGATGCCGATACTGGCCACGGTGTAGCGCACGCGACGGAGCGTCTCGCGCGCCTCGGGGCCCCGCTCGGCGGCGACGCCGGCGGCAATGGTGTCGATCGCCAGCATGTGCGCATAGCGCGACGGCGTGGGGGAATAGACGTTCTCGTCCTCGGCCACCACGATGGGAATCAGGATATCGGCGCCCTCGGCGACGGGCGTATCCGGCCGGGACAGCGCGATGGTCGTCGCCCCGAAGGAGGTGGCGATCTGGAGCGCCTCGGCCACTGCCTTGGAGCGCCCGCTATTGGAAATGGCGAGAACCACATCGTCCTTGCCAAGGGTGGCGGCGGACATGCGCTGCTGGTGACCGTCGATATAGGCGCTGACCGGCACGCCCATGCGGAAAAGACGCAGCTTGGCGTCTTCGACGAGGCTCGCCGAGCCACCGCCCTGCCCGTAGATATCGACACGCCGTGCCCGGGAAATTGCGGAGATTGCGCGCGCCACGGCGTCGGTGTCGAGCCCGTTGAGGGCGTCGCGCATGACGTTGACCGCACGCGTCATGATCGATTGGGCCAATTGACCGGCATCGTCGTCGAAGTGACGGTCGGGCTGGAGATAGGCAGCAGCGACGGTGAGCGTGGTGGCCAAATTGATCTTGAAATCGGCAAACGAGGCGCAGCCGATCGACCGGCAGAACCGCGTCACTGTGGGCTGACTGACGTCGGCGGCTCGCGCCAGCTCGGCGATGGTCATGCGAGTGGTCGCTTCGAAATCCGCCCGGACCGCCTTGAGCACCTGCTGTTCGGCAGGTGAAAGCTGCGCCTCCACGCGCTGCATGCGGGAAACGATGTCGATGACATCGGATTGCGCACCAGCGGGTCGGGTTTTTGACTGAATAGTCGTCATCAGTGTGCGGCCCTGCCCTTTCAAATGTGAAATTGAATTACAGGACAGCGTCACTTGCGCAAGAGAAATCTGTCTGACAGCACGACGTTGGTATCATGCGCTCGCACTAACCGCCCCAGAATCTCGGAGATTTCGTTAGATTTTATGCCGCTCCGACCCCAATGCCAGCGATTGCATAATACTAAAGTCTTATACGCAGCTCTGTGAAATTCTGTTTCAGTTGACGCTAGAGGGCGAGTGCAGATCTGAGGAGGTCGGCACTCGAATGGTTACGGGACGGTGAGGGAGGGACGCTGCATGCATGATGCAGCCGGGGCGTATATTGACGCCCAAAATCCGGCAAAGATGACGGTCGAGCACGCTTCGAAAATCTACCAGACGAAGTCTGGTGGCGTACATGCGCTCGACGATGTGTCCATCGATGTACGGGAGGGCGAATTCCTGTGCCTGCTCGGTCCGTCGGGCTGTGGCAAGTCCACCCTGCTGTGGTCGATGGCGGGTCTTCACAAGCTCAGTGGCGGACGGATCCGGCTCGGTGCCGACACGATCGACAAGCCCCATCCTGAAATCGCGATGATCTTCCAGGAAGCCAATCTGCTGCCCTGGCGCAATCTGGCGCGCAATATCGAGCTGCCCTTCGAAATCAAGCGCCGGTCGCCGGACCGTGCGCGCATCGAAAAACTGATGAAGCGCGTCGGCCTCGAGGGGTTTGAGAACAAATATCCGCGGGAGCTATCCGGTGGCATGCAGCAGCGCGCCTCGATCGTGCGCAGCCTGGCCGTCGATCCCTCCGTATTGCTCATGGACGAGCCCTTCGGTGCACTCGACGCCTTCACCCGCGACGAGATGAATCTGCTGATCCAGGAAATATGGATGGAGACCGGCAAGACCATCATCTTCATCACCCATTCCATCACCGAAGCGGTGTTCCTGGCGGATCGTATCGTCGTGATGTCGGCGCGACCGGGGCGCATCTCCAATGTCATCGATGTCGACCTGCCCCGTCCGCGGCCGGTGAAGCTTCAGACGACGCCGGACTTCCTGGACCGCGTCGAGGCCATCAAGGCCATGATCGACCACCGACCCGCCTGATCGTCGAGCAAGGAGACCAAGACCATGAGTGATGCCTTGCAGGACAAGATCCCCAGCTTCGGCGCCAAGGGGCAGAAGGCCGAAATCGGCCTCGGCGGCAGTGGCGCGGCGCTGATGTCGGGCTCGACAAGAAGTGCATTCGAGATCGCCATCATCATTCTCGTCGCCGTCGCGATGATCGGCGGCGCCGAATTGGCGATCCGGCTTTTCGAAGTACCGCTTTATATCTTGCCGCCGCCCAGCGCGATCGGCGCGGCGCTGATCTCGGAATGGCCGTTTCTGTGGCCACATCTGGTGACGACGATCTGCGAGCTTCTGATCGGGTTCACCATCGGCGCCTCTATCGGCTTCATCCTGGCGGCCGTCATCACCCAGTTTCCCTTCGCCGAGAAGATCATCACCCCGTACATCCTGCTGCTGGTGACGACGCCGATGCTGGCGCTGGTGCCGCTTCTGGTGCTGCGGTTCGGCTTTGGATGGGAGCCGCGCATCATCGCGGTGGCGCTCGCCTCGGGCCCGATGGTGATGATCAATTCGGCCACCGGGTTCCGTCGGGTGGACCTCGCCAAGATTGCCCTGGCGCGCTCGTTCGGCGCCTCGACCTTCCAGATCTTCACCAAGATCCGCATCCCCATGGCCATGCCGATGATCATGGTCGGGCTGATGATCGGATCGATCTTCGGGCTGCTGACCACGGTCGGCGCCGAAATGGTCGGCGGCGCCGAGGGCCTCGGCAATCGCCTCAACTATTATTCGTCAATGATCCGCATGCCGCAGTTCTTCGCGGTGATCGTCCTGCTCGCGACCATTGGCATCTCCATCTACGTCATCTTCTTCCTCATCGGGAAGAAATGGACCAGCTGGGAGTCCTGAGCACCCAGCATGCCGCCCGGCTGAGGGGCCGGGCGTCTACCGGACATTTGGGAGGAAATCCATGTCAAATCTGCTGAATACAACGAGCATCAATCGTCGTCGCCTGCTCCAGATCACCTCGGCCGGTATCGCAATGTCGGCTCTGGGTTTGACGTCCCGCAGCTTTGCGCAGAACAATTCGGTGCGCTGGGTATCCCCGCGCGGCTCGCTCGAAGTCGTCGATGACTTCGCCTATTGGGTCGCCAAGCGCATGGGCTATTTCGACGGCATCGAGACCAGTGTCGAAGCCGGTCCGCAGGATGCCACCGCGGCCATCAAGCTGGTCGACCAGAACCAGTCCGATTTCGGCTACCCTTCCCCGGGCGTCCTCTCGCTGGGCCTCGAGCAAGGCATGAAACTCAAATCCGTTTTCCACATCATGGCCGGTGA encodes:
- a CDS encoding MurR/RpiR family transcriptional regulator, whose product is MTTIQSKTRPAGAQSDVIDIVSRMQRVEAQLSPAEQQVLKAVRADFEATTRMTIAELARAADVSQPTVTRFCRSIGCASFADFKINLATTLTVAAAYLQPDRHFDDDAGQLAQSIMTRAVNVMRDALNGLDTDAVARAISAISRARRVDIYGQGGGSASLVEDAKLRLFRMGVPVSAYIDGHQQRMSAATLGKDDVVLAISNSGRSKAVAEALQIATSFGATTIALSRPDTPVAEGADILIPIVVAEDENVYSPTPSRYAHMLAIDTIAAGVAAERGPEARETLRRVRYTVASIGIAIPAPATDPTILMKTIKPHE
- a CDS encoding ABC transporter ATP-binding protein; the encoded protein is MHDAAGAYIDAQNPAKMTVEHASKIYQTKSGGVHALDDVSIDVREGEFLCLLGPSGCGKSTLLWSMAGLHKLSGGRIRLGADTIDKPHPEIAMIFQEANLLPWRNLARNIELPFEIKRRSPDRARIEKLMKRVGLEGFENKYPRELSGGMQQRASIVRSLAVDPSVLLMDEPFGALDAFTRDEMNLLIQEIWMETGKTIIFITHSITEAVFLADRIVVMSARPGRISNVIDVDLPRPRPVKLQTTPDFLDRVEAIKAMIDHRPA
- a CDS encoding ABC transporter permease, with protein sequence MSDALQDKIPSFGAKGQKAEIGLGGSGAALMSGSTRSAFEIAIIILVAVAMIGGAELAIRLFEVPLYILPPPSAIGAALISEWPFLWPHLVTTICELLIGFTIGASIGFILAAVITQFPFAEKIITPYILLLVTTPMLALVPLLVLRFGFGWEPRIIAVALASGPMVMINSATGFRRVDLAKIALARSFGASTFQIFTKIRIPMAMPMIMVGLMIGSIFGLLTTVGAEMVGGAEGLGNRLNYYSSMIRMPQFFAVIVLLATIGISIYVIFFLIGKKWTSWES